In Tubulanus polymorphus chromosome 2, tnTubPoly1.2, whole genome shotgun sequence, a single window of DNA contains:
- the LOC141898476 gene encoding Rieske domain-containing protein-like isoform X1, producing MSTNGMEPKHEQVFVCPVDELAALPGQRKLIKIEDRSIVIFHRNGDIYAMDSLCYHTGGPLVDGDIEDINGTTCIVCPWHKYKISLKEGEGFYQAIDPKNLKAPPKWKSKGRKQRVHRCEIESGNLYVTLNKNCENLESDFYSSKEYKERMAKLKK from the exons ATGTCAACAAATGGAATGGAACCTAAACACGAACAGGTGTTTGTATGTCCAGTTGATGAATTGGCAGCTCTACCTGGTCAACGAAAGCTGATCAAAATTGAAGACCGATCAATTGTGATATTTCATCGAAACGGTGATATTTATGCAATGGATAGCCTCTGTTATC ATACAGGTGGTCCTTTGGTAGATGGTGACATCGAG gatataaATGGTACTACGTGTATTGTGTGCCCTTGGCACAAGTACAAAATAAGCCTCAAAGAAGGAGAAGGTTTTTATCAG GCGATCGATCCGAAGAATTTGAAAGCACCGCCTAAATGGAAATCGAAAGGACGGAAGCAACGCGTTCATCGGTGCGAAATTGAAAGCGGGAATCTCTACGTGACTTTGAATAAAAACTGTGAAAACTTAGAATCGGACTTTTACTCTTCGAAAGAATACAAAGAACGAATGgcaaaattgaagaaatga
- the LOC141898476 gene encoding Rieske domain-containing protein-like isoform X2: MSTNGMEPKHEQVFVCPVDELAALPGQRKLIKIEDRSIVIFHRNGDIYAMDSLCYHTGGPLVDGDIEDINGTTCIVCPWHKYKISLKEGEGFYQCHKLYQQTSELIGSDSSGVSYYSLTGSSYLMF, translated from the exons ATGTCAACAAATGGAATGGAACCTAAACACGAACAGGTGTTTGTATGTCCAGTTGATGAATTGGCAGCTCTACCTGGTCAACGAAAGCTGATCAAAATTGAAGACCGATCAATTGTGATATTTCATCGAAACGGTGATATTTATGCAATGGATAGCCTCTGTTATC ATACAGGTGGTCCTTTGGTAGATGGTGACATCGAG gatataaATGGTACTACGTGTATTGTGTGCCCTTGGCACAAGTACAAAATAAGCCTCAAAGAAGGAGAAGGTTTTTATCAG TGTCACAAATTATATCAACAAACTTCAGAGTTGATTGGATCCGACTCGAGCGGAGTTAGCTACTACTCATTAACTGGTAGTTCTTATCTAATGTTCTAG
- the LOC141898476 gene encoding Rieske domain-containing protein-like isoform X3, whose amino-acid sequence MQWIASVIVDTGGPLVDGDIEDINGTTCIVCPWHKYKISLKEGEGFYQAIDPKNLKAPPKWKSKGRKQRVHRCEIESGNLYVTLNKNCENLESDFYSSKEYKERMAKLKK is encoded by the exons ATGCAATGGATAGCCTCTGTTATCGTAG ATACAGGTGGTCCTTTGGTAGATGGTGACATCGAG gatataaATGGTACTACGTGTATTGTGTGCCCTTGGCACAAGTACAAAATAAGCCTCAAAGAAGGAGAAGGTTTTTATCAG GCGATCGATCCGAAGAATTTGAAAGCACCGCCTAAATGGAAATCGAAAGGACGGAAGCAACGCGTTCATCGGTGCGAAATTGAAAGCGGGAATCTCTACGTGACTTTGAATAAAAACTGTGAAAACTTAGAATCGGACTTTTACTCTTCGAAAGAATACAAAGAACGAATGgcaaaattgaagaaatga